The Proteiniphilum propionicum genome contains the following window.
AGATATCGAATCTATGGAAAGAGCAAGATGGATAGCAGAGGTGAAATTTCTGAAAGCCTATTATCACTTCTTTTTAATGCAGCTCTACGGGCCTATCGTTATAGCTGATAAAGAATTGCCTCTGTCAACTGCTCCCGCAGACTTGATGGCATACCGCGAACCGGTGGATGAGTGTGTGGATTATATCGTAGGGCTTTTGGATGAGGCTATACCCGATTTACCTTTGGTACTTCCGGATCCGGCTACTGAACAGGGCCGCATTTCACAGACCATTGCCCTTTCGGTAAAAGCGAAAGTGCTGGCATGGGCTGCTAGCCCTTTGTTCAACGGTAATCCCGATTACAAAGATTGGGTTGATAACCGGGGTAAACATTTGATTTCCGATACTTACGATGTAAAAAAATGGGAAAGAGCCGCCAAAGCAATTAAAAACGCAATCGATACCTGCCACCTTGCAGGGTTGAAGTTGTATGTTTTCAATAAATACAGCGGAGGGCCGCAAACATTTAATATGAACGATACGTTGGTGCAGATGATGACAATCCGAAAAGCTATTACCGAAGATTTAGAGCGCAATACAGGAGTAATTTGGGCTACCCAGGAGGCTTTTGCCGACGGTAAAGGTGGCGGATCTGGACTGGGATTCAGCGTTTTAGGGAATATGTTAAGGATGCTAATGCCCTATATGTACACTACAGATCAGCCTTCTTATCCAAATTATTATCATGCATCATGGCATATGGTTGAGCTGTTTTATACGAACAAAGGAATTCCGATGGACGAAGATAAGACCTTTAATTATGCCGGGAGATTCGGAGTACGCCGTGCAACACCTGGTGACAAACACGAATTTTACATTGCTACAGGTGAAATAACATCAGAGATGCACTTTAACCGCGAGCCCCGATTTTATGCGGATTTGGTATTCGACAGGGGATATATGGAGCTTGCCACTGCCACAAATAATGGTGGAGCAACATTTTCCCCATTTATGAGATGGAGGTATGGAGAAATACAACAGCAAAATAATCAGGCTAGCGGTATGTATTCTCCCAAAAAAATAATTGCTTTTGAGACTTCAAATAGTCAGGGTGTAAGTGGAAAATATTATAATCCCTGGGATTACCGTTTCCCGCTGATTCGCCTTGCGGATCTATACCTGCTTTACAGCGAGGCGCTTAATGAAATAAAGGCGCAGCCCGACAACGAAGTGTATTACTGGATTGATAAAGTGAGGGAAAATGCTGGTTTAAATAGTGTTGTATCATCATGGATGGATGCCTCTGTTAATCCTGACAAACCGAGTTCCAAATCGGGTATGCGCGAGATTATTCAACGGGAACGGTTAATAGAGTTGGCTTTTGAAGGGCAACGTTTCTGGGATGTTCGCAGATGGAAAATAGCCGATAAGTATTGGTCGCTTCCTCCTACAAGATGGTCATATCCCTATTTAAATCCTGAGCAGTTTTATGTCCCTCTTGTCTATGGCCCGGCTCGTCAGGTAACTTTCAGAGATTACTTATACCCGCTAAGGGACTACGATTTACGGGTTAATACAAACCTGGTACAAACCTATGGCTGGTAGTGGTTGCATTAGAATGTTGAAATTAAAATAAATTATTTTATGAAACGATATGATCTTATAATATCTATTATTTTTACGGCTTTGTTTTTCTTTGCCTGCGACGATGTCAATACAGGCCCGTCAGAGCCGAAAGGACCGTGGAATCCTGGTCCGTTAGCAGAATGTACCGTTACGCCAATTAATGGTGGTGCAATAATTACATATACTATCCCCAAAGATCCGGATATATTGTACATTATGGCAGAATATGAGAGGAACGGAAAAATTTTCACCGATAAATCTTCTGTATATAATAATTCACTGACTATAGAAGGTTTTCACAGAGTAAATAAGGTGAAAGCCAAACTTTATAAGGTGAACAAACATGAGCAACGCTCTGAACCTATTGAAGTGGAATTCGAACCATTGGAATCACTTATCGATATTGCATGTAATACCTGGGAAATGATACCTGGCTTCGGTGGTGTTATAGGTTCCTGGTACAATCCAAAACAAACAGAACTGGGAGTGCGGCTGATGGTTGAGAATGAAGGCAATATCATGGAAACTAGAGATATGTATTATACTGCACTTAAAAACGATAAACATGCTTTCAGGCCATACGAAGCTGTACAAACTAATTTTGGTATTTCGTTTGAAGATAAATGGGGGAACATTTCGGATACGATAAGATTCACGACCACTCCTCTTTATGAAGTAATGATACCGAAGCCTTATGCCGATTTCCGTGCAAATATTCCATGGGACAATACCACGAATCTTTCTACCCGTCAATTGAGCTTGCTTTGGGATAACACAGTGAATACTTCAGGGCATGGATGGCTGACAAATCCAGGTGGAAGCGGATTGTCCATTACCATAGATCTGAAACGAGTAGTTAAGCTCAGCCGTATTGTGAGACACCCTTATCATATAAATTCTCTTTATGGACAGGCAAATATTACAGATTTTGAAGCATGGGGAATTGATGAGATCGATTATGATTTACTTACAGACAAATCTTATTGGCTGGATTCACTGAGTGTACGCTGGGGAGCTATTAAAACAGTTGATCCTATGACTGAAATTCCAAGCAGGACGTTTAAGGACGACTGGACGTACCTGGGACGCAATATTGTCCCTGGTGGACTCAGTAATGCAGATATATATGCTTTATCTGCCAGTGGAGTTGAGAGTGAAGTGCCGTTAGAAGCAAAACCTGTGCGATATGTCAGGATTTTTGTCAGATCAATCACGTTTATTAGCCCACCTCCATCCAGTAACTATTTTTCCTGTTCGGAGTTAACTTTTTATGGTGATACATCGATTCCACAAGATTAAAAAAACGAAACAGATATGAAAAAAATGAATAAGCTTCTTACATTAATGGTAACCCTGCTGGCAATCCTCATTGTTGGAATATCCTGCGACAGCATAAACGATATTCAGAGTGAATTTGCCGGTATGGAAGAAAAGGCCTATTTGGGGAAAGTGGATTCTCTTAAAGTACAGCCCGGATTTGGCCGTGCAAAAATAACATGGTATATCGGCACTGATCCGAAGATTGAACAAACAGTTATTTACTGGAATATGAGGCGCGATTCTATTGTTAAAGATTTTGTCCGCACTACTCCGGGTATACAGAAAGATTCAATTATTATTGAAAACCTGACCGAAAGTTCAATACTGTATGAGTTCCGCAATAAGAACAGTAAGGGGGAATCATCATTGTATTCCTCAATTACTGTAACTGCCTGGGGTGAAAATTTTGCCAGCAATCTGTTTGAAAGAAAGCTGACAATGAGAGAGTATGACTTCGCTTTATCACAATATAAGTTAGGCTTATCCCCGGCAATAACTGGAGATAGTGTTGTCTATTCCCAAATAAATTATAAGGATAAAGACGGAGTCAATAAAACGGTAAAGATTGAAAGGAATACCGATATAATTGAGTTGGCCAACTTTCCTGATGGAGCAGAATTTCAGTTTCGGAATGTGTTTTTCCTGCCTCAGGGATTGGATACGGTTTATGGCAATTATCAAACGTTTAAAGCCCCCACTGCTAAATTCGAAAATGGGAAAAAATTATCTCTCAAAGGGAATATCTCCAGCAGATATTTTGAACGTGACGGGGATAAGCTGTATGAATGGAATGCCGATGGCGACGTGATTGTATATGCTTTGAATGAAGATGGTTCATTCTCTCAAGCCGAAACTTACTTATCGTTAGTGCCAAGGAGTAACTACAGGGAATTCTTCTTTTACAATGACGATAAGTTCATCTGTGTTAATACAGGTAATCTGGTGTCTATGCACCGGATTGTGGATGGACGGCTTGTTACTGTTAAAACGCCATCGGGAGCGGAAACTTTCGGTTCCAGCTTTAACATGATAAAATTCATACCGGCAAAAGGATTCTTCTATTCAATTGCTCCAACTACGGGGGATCTGCGTACCTGGTTTGCAAACAATGATGCAACATGGGGCTCCTCAAACGGGACTACGGTCACTAAAGGTTTTTTTTATGATCCGGTTATACTGTTTAATTATCAATACCTTGTATGTGTTGACCAGGATGGCTATTTATGGAGTATCCCAATCACAACTTCCGGAACGTTTGGAAGCAAGAATAAAATTGGTACGGGGTGGAGTAAATTTGTAAAAATAATTAACGTTGGAAATAAAATATTAGGGCTAGATGCTAACGGCGATTTTTACGAATTTGATTTTAATGTAACCGATAATTATTGGATATTAGATTGAACGATTGATGTTGTTGTATTAAACTGACGTGAGTTCGGAATAGCTCCAATTTATATATCGTGGATATAAATGGGTTTAGGACTGAAGATTGAAATTAGGTATCTCATATATGGGTATTCAATTAAAAATTATGAAACGGTAAATAGTTGTCGCTATTCCGGCTTACGTCATTTGATCAAGAAATTATCAGTTCCGCGCGAAAAGTCTTTTTTATCGCAAACAAATGAATATACATGTTGATATTCAATGTAATAGGATCGTCGCCTCTTTAGTGGGAAAATAAAAATTATTCACATAAATATTTACAGTATGATTGAAATGATGGTAAGAATTAAGAAAAGGTTGTGCCGACATAAAGTAAACCTCTCTTCAATCATTCAGATTCTTTTGGTTTCGATCATTTTTCCGGGTTGTGCCGGGATTATAAACAAAGGATCTGATGTACCACAATTTCAAACACGTGCCCTTTGGGTGGATCCTCCGGGATTCAAAGACCGTGAAACTGTTGACAACCTGATTGAAAAATGCCGTAAGGCGGGTATAAATACTATTCTGCCCGACATTATGTTAAGAGATGAAGTCTGGTTCAAATCAAAGAAATTTATTGGAAAAGTAAATGCTGATGATGAGTATGATCCACTTGCCTACCTTATTAAGAAAGCACATGCAGCTGGAATTATGGTTCAACCGTGGAGCTGCACTTATTATTCTAAACCCAGGCAACCGGACTGGATAAGTAAGCCTTTTATTGACAATAATTATGATCACGTATTCTTATCGGCAGCACATCCTGATGTAAATCCTTACCTGTTGTCGGTATTAGAAGAATTACTTGAATATGACATCGATGGCATTCATCTCGATTATGCCCGTTACTGGAATGCCGCTTTTGATTATTCGGAAACGGCAAGGTATCGTTTTAAGGAAACCTGCCATTTCGACCCCCTTGATTTTTTTGATTATCCCGAACGGATTGTTCCTCCTGAAGAAGATAGGTATCCGGTCAGGATGTTATGTCCCGATGCTATCACTTCAAACGTGGCTACATTGGGAACGATTGAACGTAACCTTAACCGTACCGGTGTTGGATATGCCTATATTTCTGAAAAACCGGCCAATGTTGACGAATTAAGAACCCCGGGATTACTTATCATCTCCTTTTACAATAAAATGACCGCTGAAATGGGGCAGGCACTGGACAGATATGTGAAAAGGGGTGGCGATATAATCTGGATCTCTCCTGATAACAGCTTGTTTACAAATGAGATGTTAACGGGGCTTACCGGAGTATCGGGAACAAAGGGTTTCAAAACCGAACGGATAAACCTTCAGGTTTCGAATGTTATGTTCGGTCAATCTATTGATAATATGCAGGTTAGAATTGGCGGAAGCTCATTGGTTACCAGGCAGGCGAATGTAATTGCCCGATTGGACACAGGTGATCCTGTGGTGACAATCTGCGGAAAGAATAAAGGGAAGGTTGTACTGTTTGGTTTCCAGCTGATGTATAGTGATTCCCCGCAGGTGATGGATTACTTTAAGGATGCGATTACCGGGCTCCGGGAACAGGCCGGAATAAATGGTATCGACCCGATGGGTGAAAAACGTAAAGAGTGGATCGATTGGCGAGCCAGCCATCTTAAAGAGTTATTCCGTGAAGTGAACAGGATGGTGAAGAAAACGAATCCGAAATTGCTGGTCACAGCCGCTTCCGGAGTCGGACCCCAGCAATATTGCGGTATCTATCGCGACAGCAGGGATCTCCTGTCAGAAAATATTGTTGACTATATTTTCCCGATGAATTATACCGACAGGTTGGATATACTGAAAGATATACTTGATGAACAAGCACTTTATACACCTGGAGGAATGACGGAACGAATATTTCCGGGATTAAAACTCTATACCAGGAAAAATGACACCACTGTACCCATGGATGCTGAGATTGTTGATCAACAACTTAAAATGGTAAAACAGTACGGTTACCGTGGGTTTTGTCTGTTTGCATATTCCTATTTTTCAGACGAAATGATAGATGTGATTCAAAGATACAGCCAGTAATAGCGATATTGATCACACCTTACAAAATAATCGAAAATTGTAAATTTTTATATAGCTGTATAGCATCAAAAAACAATGTGTAATTTTTAATAAAAATAATATGAAAAGTAACAATATCAGTCGTCGCCGTTTTATAGGTACGGCAGCAGCCGCTACTGCAGGAGTTGCAGTTTCAGGTTTCAGTCCCGTTTTTGGAAATTCGAGAGAAACTTCAGATAAACTTGCACTTTTAGGTGGAACTCCTGTTAGAGGCAACAAGAAATGGCAAAGCTGGCCGCAGTGGGATGCTGAAAAGTTCAATCCCAGAATGAACGAAGTGATGGGTAACCGGGTTTGGTCACGTAGTAAAAAGGTTACCGAATTTGAAACAAAATGGGCAGAAATGCACGGTTCGAAGCATTGCCTCACGACGGTGAACGGGACCAACGCCCTGAGCGCCGCATGGATGCAATCAAATATCGGCCCGGGCGACGAGGTGATCTGCTCTCCCTATACGTTCAGTGCTTCGGTTTTCGGAATACTCTACAAAGGTGCCATGCCAGTTTTTGCAGACATTGACCCGGAGACCTTCCAAATAGATCCCAAGCAGATCATCAAGAAAATAACTCCGCGGACCAAGGGCATCCTGCCGGTTCATATTTGTGGCTATCCATCAGATATGCCCTCGATTATGAAAATTGCAAAGGAACACAATTTGTTCGTTGTGGAAGACGCATGTCAAGCACACCTTGCAGAAATTGGCGGCAAAAGAGTCGGAACTTTCGGCAATGCCGGGTGTTTTAGCTTCCAGGCATCGAAAAACCTTCCCATTGGCGAAGGAGGCGGAATTCTGACCGACGATACCGAATATTACGACCGCCTATATTCCTACCACAATTTCGGTTACGCATCGGGTTCGGTATCAGGGCAAATAAGTTCAATCACAGCACTTATTCTTGCTAACAAGATTCGTATGGCAGAGTACCAGGCTGTTATCGGATTGTGCCAGTTGGAAAAACTCGAAGAACAACACAAAATAAGGAACGAAAACGGAGCATACCTGAATGAAAAGCTCGCCGCTTATCCAGGTGTCACACCGGTAAAATTACACAAAGGGGCAACTGCGGCATCATATTACATTTATGCTATGGTGTACAATCAGGATAAGCTTGACGGACTACCGCGTGAAAGGTTTATCGAGGCGCTCAAAGCTGAAGGAGTTCCGATGGGGACAGGTTATCCGAACGATCCGCTTTATGGTCAACCGATGCTCCATGAGGTGTTCAAATCCGATATTTATAAAAAGTTATACACGGCAGAAGAACTGGATTTTGAAAAATATAAAAAGAATAATCACTGTCCAGCTTTGATTAAAACGTATAACTCGGCGCTTTGGATGTGGAACGGCGGACTCATGCTCGGCTCTAAGTCAGATATGGATGACATCATTAACGCTGTTGATAAAATACATAATAACGTTGCGAAGCTCAAATAAGGGAAGCACCTGTTTATTTAAGGATAAGTATCTACAAACCTACGATAGTCCCTTCAAGGATTCTCCTTGCCAATTAATGGATGCCGGAGCCCTTGAGTGAGAAATATCTTTGTTGGGATTCTATCAGCCGATAATAGCAAAATGAAATAAAAACCAATGAAGAGATCAATAATATTTTTTTTCTTTCTTGCATCCATAATAACAGGAACATTACACGCACAAAAGATAATAAAAGGGAAAGAGTCTCCCCTTGAGATTGCCCATACACGTAATATAGAAGTAAAATGGAAAGGGGAAATTCTGATTTGCAGCGACTCTCTGTCCTGGATAACAGACCAAACGGTTGGTGACCACGCTGATACTTTTATGGTCACACGTGAAAATGGCTGGCAAACCGTTAATGTTTGGAATAGTAAAGCTGTTGCTCCATACCGCAGAGAGATGGGACTATCTCCTGACAGTAAGAAGATAGAGCTGACTTTTCAGGTACATCAGGATGCCCTGATGGACAGTTACCCTTCTCCAGACATTACTTATAAAATTCTGGTACCTGCTGCTACATTGGCAAATTCAACATGGGATGCTTTGACGGGACGTTCACAAAACGCCCGCTGGAGCAGCGGTAATTTTGATGTTGCCATGCCCGATGGGATTATCACAACCGGAACCCGGTGGATCACTTTCAACACCCCGAAAGGAGCAATTACTTTCGATTTTAATCCGCACGGAGTTGGCACTTATTATGTAGCTGGTATAAATACTATGGTGGCGCAATGGACAGTAGCGAAAAAAGGAGATGCAATTGAACTTTCATTTTCTACTTCCGCCACGCAATATGGTGGAGATCTAACTAGTAAGCTAACTCTTTTTGAGGGAGGTAAAAATGATTATGCAAACCATCATGCAGCCACCTTTTATCACTATTTTTCGGAACTTAAGAAAGAGAAACTGTTCTCATTTAACGACAGGGCAGGTAATGATTTTACCAACGCTGGAACAACACGGTATGATTCCGGGGCAGGTTATGGATGGCAAATTACCAAAGGGATCTCTATCGAAGGAGACGGGCGACCCGGGGCATTATATGCCGCTTGCTCCTCTTCAAGCCCCAACACTTTTACTACCGATGGATTGCGCCCGGGATTATACCTTATCACAATAAAATCAAGCGCATTGCATAAGGGAAAGGGCCCTTTTTCTATCATATTCGACGGGGAACCAATTTACAATGACATTACAATTAACAAAGGTAAAATGTCAGAAATCACCCTTGTTCAATGGATAGAGGATGGTAACGCTGACATCAGTTTTGCAGGTGATTGGGCAGTCAGCGTCATTGGGTTTCAATTGTTTTTGCATCGTGAAGAAGATTATCAGTTCAGACGGGGGAACTGGTTGAAAAAAGAGGGTTTTTGCCCGGGTATCCTCTTTGCAAATTATTACGACACTCCTCCTGTTTACGGTAAAGCGCTTGCATTTTCCTCGCTTGCGGGTGAGATAGGTGAATCGGCAGAGATACCCCCATTTCCGGATCTGGGTACGGCATTGCCAGATCAGCAGGCAAAGGAACTGGCCTGGAGGTTCAATA
Protein-coding sequences here:
- a CDS encoding DUF4959 domain-containing protein; translated protein: MKRYDLIISIIFTALFFFACDDVNTGPSEPKGPWNPGPLAECTVTPINGGAIITYTIPKDPDILYIMAEYERNGKIFTDKSSVYNNSLTIEGFHRVNKVKAKLYKVNKHEQRSEPIEVEFEPLESLIDIACNTWEMIPGFGGVIGSWYNPKQTELGVRLMVENEGNIMETRDMYYTALKNDKHAFRPYEAVQTNFGISFEDKWGNISDTIRFTTTPLYEVMIPKPYADFRANIPWDNTTNLSTRQLSLLWDNTVNTSGHGWLTNPGGSGLSITIDLKRVVKLSRIVRHPYHINSLYGQANITDFEAWGIDEIDYDLLTDKSYWLDSLSVRWGAIKTVDPMTEIPSRTFKDDWTYLGRNIVPGGLSNADIYALSASGVESEVPLEAKPVRYVRIFVRSITFISPPPSSNYFSCSELTFYGDTSIPQD
- a CDS encoding DegT/DnrJ/EryC1/StrS family aminotransferase, producing the protein MKSNNISRRRFIGTAAAATAGVAVSGFSPVFGNSRETSDKLALLGGTPVRGNKKWQSWPQWDAEKFNPRMNEVMGNRVWSRSKKVTEFETKWAEMHGSKHCLTTVNGTNALSAAWMQSNIGPGDEVICSPYTFSASVFGILYKGAMPVFADIDPETFQIDPKQIIKKITPRTKGILPVHICGYPSDMPSIMKIAKEHNLFVVEDACQAHLAEIGGKRVGTFGNAGCFSFQASKNLPIGEGGGILTDDTEYYDRLYSYHNFGYASGSVSGQISSITALILANKIRMAEYQAVIGLCQLEKLEEQHKIRNENGAYLNEKLAAYPGVTPVKLHKGATAASYYIYAMVYNQDKLDGLPRERFIEALKAEGVPMGTGYPNDPLYGQPMLHEVFKSDIYKKLYTAEELDFEKYKKNNHCPALIKTYNSALWMWNGGLMLGSKSDMDDIINAVDKIHNNVAKLK
- a CDS encoding RagB/SusD family nutrient uptake outer membrane protein → MKNLIKIITAFFLLGIASCDFLEVVPNDTATLDHAFSNRSVAEKFLRTCYSGLPDPTDPLYYPAYFTSKDEFVCEMDTRAKKSMAGQIADGLQNSNNPFQNYWSGINGGKNLYIAIRDCNIFLNNIHLPKDIESMERARWIAEVKFLKAYYHFFLMQLYGPIVIADKELPLSTAPADLMAYREPVDECVDYIVGLLDEAIPDLPLVLPDPATEQGRISQTIALSVKAKVLAWAASPLFNGNPDYKDWVDNRGKHLISDTYDVKKWERAAKAIKNAIDTCHLAGLKLYVFNKYSGGPQTFNMNDTLVQMMTIRKAITEDLERNTGVIWATQEAFADGKGGGSGLGFSVLGNMLRMLMPYMYTTDQPSYPNYYHASWHMVELFYTNKGIPMDEDKTFNYAGRFGVRRATPGDKHEFYIATGEITSEMHFNREPRFYADLVFDRGYMELATATNNGGATFSPFMRWRYGEIQQQNNQASGMYSPKKIIAFETSNSQGVSGKYYNPWDYRFPLIRLADLYLLYSEALNEIKAQPDNEVYYWIDKVRENAGLNSVVSSWMDASVNPDKPSSKSGMREIIQRERLIELAFEGQRFWDVRRWKIADKYWSLPPTRWSYPYLNPEQFYVPLVYGPARQVTFRDYLYPLRDYDLRVNTNLVQTYGW
- a CDS encoding DUF4998 domain-containing protein, translated to MKKMNKLLTLMVTLLAILIVGISCDSINDIQSEFAGMEEKAYLGKVDSLKVQPGFGRAKITWYIGTDPKIEQTVIYWNMRRDSIVKDFVRTTPGIQKDSIIIENLTESSILYEFRNKNSKGESSLYSSITVTAWGENFASNLFERKLTMREYDFALSQYKLGLSPAITGDSVVYSQINYKDKDGVNKTVKIERNTDIIELANFPDGAEFQFRNVFFLPQGLDTVYGNYQTFKAPTAKFENGKKLSLKGNISSRYFERDGDKLYEWNADGDVIVYALNEDGSFSQAETYLSLVPRSNYREFFFYNDDKFICVNTGNLVSMHRIVDGRLVTVKTPSGAETFGSSFNMIKFIPAKGFFYSIAPTTGDLRTWFANNDATWGSSNGTTVTKGFFYDPVILFNYQYLVCVDQDGYLWSIPITTSGTFGSKNKIGTGWSKFVKIINVGNKILGLDANGDFYEFDFNVTDNYWILD
- a CDS encoding family 10 glycosylhydrolase: MIEMMVRIKKRLCRHKVNLSSIIQILLVSIIFPGCAGIINKGSDVPQFQTRALWVDPPGFKDRETVDNLIEKCRKAGINTILPDIMLRDEVWFKSKKFIGKVNADDEYDPLAYLIKKAHAAGIMVQPWSCTYYSKPRQPDWISKPFIDNNYDHVFLSAAHPDVNPYLLSVLEELLEYDIDGIHLDYARYWNAAFDYSETARYRFKETCHFDPLDFFDYPERIVPPEEDRYPVRMLCPDAITSNVATLGTIERNLNRTGVGYAYISEKPANVDELRTPGLLIISFYNKMTAEMGQALDRYVKRGGDIIWISPDNSLFTNEMLTGLTGVSGTKGFKTERINLQVSNVMFGQSIDNMQVRIGGSSLVTRQANVIARLDTGDPVVTICGKNKGKVVLFGFQLMYSDSPQVMDYFKDAITGLREQAGINGIDPMGEKRKEWIDWRASHLKELFREVNRMVKKTNPKLLVTAASGVGPQQYCGIYRDSRDLLSENIVDYIFPMNYTDRLDILKDILDEQALYTPGGMTERIFPGLKLYTRKNDTTVPMDAEIVDQQLKMVKQYGYRGFCLFAYSYFSDEMIDVIQRYSQ